The genomic segment GCCTGATCGTCCGGCGCCGAGCAAATCGCGGTGGCGTCGTCCACGACCGGCAGCGGATAGTCGATCTGACCTTCGTGGATAACAATGTGGCCGTCTTCGATTCCGGCCTCTCGCAAGCGCAGATGCAGCCAGCCCCAGCCAGCCAGCACCGACGCACAATACAAGCTGCCGCCGAACATGCTGCTCTTGTGGTTGATGTTCGCTTGTAGCGGGACCTTCAGGCGCAACTCGTGATTCTCCCATTGCTCGACACGCAGGCCCATCGCCCGGGTCAGTGGGATATCGTGATGCAGAATGGCTTCCAGGTAACGGCTGTCGCGGCTCATGCCGGGTGGATTCCTAAACGTTTGCAGATACAGGCAGACGTCAAGCATGACTGCTGAGTCACGAGATTGCCAGTTTCCACATACGCTTTTTTTGCGGTTTCCCAGGCGTCACTCGACGGTCAGGATGCGACGTGGCAGCGCGCTTCAGCGCACAGCGCTTTTCTGCTGGTAGGCACAGTAACCGGGGCGCGGCCCGATCCTGGGATGGTTGCGACAGGTATCCGGCCGTTTGGCATAGACCGTGCACAAGCGTGTCTTGCGATCAAGGTAGAGGCAGTCTCCGTTGGCGAGTCGGGTCAGGGTGAAAATGCCATGCTTCTGATTGAAGTGCTCGACGATGCCGGCTTTGCTCAGGCGCTTGGCGACGTTTTTCGGCGGTTCGTCACGCTCGAACGCATCGACCACTTCCAGGCGGATCAGGTCATCGATGCGCACCTCGACCGGCAATGTGCAGCAGGTCGCATGGCAATCGCGGCACAGCCCGTTGCTGTAGCGCGCCCAGGTTTCCAGGCGGTCGGGGTCAGCAGAAGCAATCAATCTTGTCTTCACGGCAGCGGTATCGATCAGGGCGGCGCGCGATCATAACGGCCCCCTGTGGAATTTCCAGCGAATCCGACGAGTCGAACGCCGGACAAACGGTCACGCAGAGTCAGCGGAAACCTGCAAACCTGTCTGTATTGCCCTTTTTACGAGGCAGCCCTGTAGCGCTGCCATGAATTCTTCATCCCCATTTTCAGATTCATGAGGTCTGTCCATGTCGCAAGAATCGTCCGCTCCCAATACCGATGAAATCGCAGCCTTTCGCAACGCGATCATCAGCAAGCTGACCTACTCGATCGGCAAAGACCCCGAAAACGCGTCCAACCATGACTGGTTCGAGGCGGTGGCCCTGGCCACTCGCGACCGTATGATCGATCAGTGGATGGACCGCACGCGCCAGGGCTATCGCGAAGGCAAGAAGCGGGTGTACTACCTCTCGCTGGAATTTCTCATTGGTCGGCTGCTCACCGATAGCCTGAGCAACCTGGGGCTGCTGGACGTGGCTCGCGAGGCATTGGCTGGCGTCGATGTGGATTTCGAGACCATTCGCATGGCCGAACCGGATGCTGCGCTGGGCAACGGCGGCCTGGGGCGGCTGGCGGCCTGCTTCA from the Stutzerimonas stutzeri genome contains:
- a CDS encoding thioesterase domain-containing protein codes for the protein MSRDSRYLEAILHHDIPLTRAMGLRVEQWENHELRLKVPLQANINHKSSMFGGSLYCASVLAGWGWLHLRLREAGIEDGHIVIHEGQIDYPLPVVDDATAICSAPDDQAWSRFETIYRRRGRSRLTLTSRILAADGRDAVRFTGQFVLHK
- a CDS encoding YkgJ family cysteine cluster protein — encoded protein: MKTRLIASADPDRLETWARYSNGLCRDCHATCCTLPVEVRIDDLIRLEVVDAFERDEPPKNVAKRLSKAGIVEHFNQKHGIFTLTRLANGDCLYLDRKTRLCTVYAKRPDTCRNHPRIGPRPGYCAYQQKSAVR